The following are encoded together in the Planctobacterium marinum genome:
- the rlmM gene encoding 23S rRNA (cytidine(2498)-2'-O)-methyltransferase RlmM: MSEVVLGYCRPGFEADAGLEIQTRAAENGFYGFFRADKGTGFYLFEVQQSPNSLLDRLNIKQLIFTRQWFLVLGHHVDMCRDDRLGDLKPSLLELPLISELRVEHPDTEPGKELSRFCRKFSVPLRQILKSQKCYNEKKVAHCLTAFFVSGTECFVGIAPVSNMNPQPGGIMRLKFPAESPSRSTLKLDEAFLTFIPQNEREQRLRAGLNAVDLGACPGGWTYQLVRRGMFVQAVDNGLMDDSLMETGQVSHFQADGFKFKPKKKNVHWLVCDMIEQPQKVAKLMAQWVNDGWCKEAMFNLKLPMKRRLESVLECMEIITQELKQPFDCEAKHLYHDRDEITVYLRKQ, from the coding sequence CAAACCAGAGCCGCAGAAAACGGGTTTTATGGTTTCTTTCGAGCAGATAAGGGCACGGGATTTTATTTGTTTGAGGTGCAACAAAGCCCGAACTCGTTGCTGGATAGGCTCAACATAAAACAACTCATTTTTACACGTCAGTGGTTTCTTGTTCTTGGTCACCATGTAGATATGTGCCGTGATGACAGATTAGGGGATTTAAAACCTAGCCTGCTGGAGCTTCCTCTGATATCTGAACTAAGAGTAGAGCATCCCGATACTGAGCCCGGAAAAGAGTTGTCGCGTTTTTGTCGAAAGTTCAGCGTACCTTTGCGACAGATATTGAAAAGCCAAAAATGTTATAACGAGAAAAAAGTTGCCCACTGTTTAACCGCCTTTTTTGTCAGCGGCACTGAGTGCTTTGTTGGTATTGCTCCTGTTTCGAATATGAACCCGCAGCCCGGCGGTATCATGAGATTAAAGTTTCCCGCTGAATCACCCAGTCGTTCAACGTTGAAACTGGATGAGGCGTTTTTAACTTTTATTCCCCAAAATGAAAGAGAGCAGCGCTTAAGAGCAGGACTTAATGCCGTAGACCTCGGAGCTTGTCCGGGCGGCTGGACTTACCAATTGGTGCGCCGGGGAATGTTTGTTCAGGCAGTAGACAACGGTTTAATGGACGATTCACTAATGGAAACCGGACAGGTAAGTCATTTCCAGGCTGATGGCTTCAAATTTAAGCCAAAGAAAAAAAATGTGCATTGGTTGGTATGCGATATGATTGAACAGCCGCAGAAAGTGGCAAAACTGATGGCGCAATGGGTAAATGATGGCTGGTGTAAAGAGGCGATGTTTAACTTAAAGTTACCCATGAAACGCAGATTAGAGTCAGTCCTGGAGTGTATGGAGATCATCACTCAAGAGTTGAAGCAACCTTTTGACTGCGAGGCGAAACACCTCTATCACGATCGTGACGAAATTACGGTTTATTTGAGAAAGCAATAG